A stretch of DNA from bacterium:
AGGCAGATACTTGATCCTTTACAGGCATTCTATTTATTCTTTCAGCATAATAATTAAATAGAGATGCAATTGCTTTTGCACTATTTTTTCTCTTTAGTAATTCTATAAATAAAACTTCTTGTAATGGATTTAAAGCACGTTCAAAGAGTTGCTCTTGATTCAAATATTGTTCGTCAAGGGATATTCCATTGTCTCTCATTCTCTGTAATTCTTTTGCTACTGTCAATATATCATTGGAAATAGAAAGGTTTGGATCATATTCTTGGGTTTCTATGCGCAGTTGTGCTTTATTCAGATTGCCAAGACTTTTCATGATGCCATTGCCTATGTTTTTAATACCAATATCACTACTTTCAATAAAATTACTAATTACTTGCCCCGCTCCAAAAGTTTTTACTAACAGTGCATTGACAATCCTATATATTCCCTCTTTATTTATTTCACCCTGCAAGTTAACATATTTCGACATTTCCTCTACAGACACTAAACTAAAAAATTTACTTACAAAAGCTCTGTTGCTACCCATACGCAGAGATTCTTCTGCTGTTTTCCCTTCAGGTTGATAGAAATTATTATAAATGTCATCAGACAACCTTTGTGCATCTATTCCTGCTAATTCGGGACTTGTCAGTTGTGCAACACTAGAGACATTTGCTCTTTGTGTGAATGTAATTCTTTCGGCAGGAGTCAGAGGAGTAGTTCTTTCTCTAACTAATATGGGTTTATTCATATTAATAATGTTATTCAGCTTAAGTCCAAAATCAGAAGCTCTATTGAATAAAGCTATTTTATACTTGGGGTAAAGAGTAGATTCGCGAAGAGCCATTACTCTTCCATTGCCGCTTTCAACAATACTGTCTGACCCTATAATCGGACTTCCTGTTGTTAAGTCGCCATTATCTGCAAGCAATCTGTTGGGATTAAGGTGCCTTGCAATTTTTTCTATCTGACCTCGTGAAGGTATCCTATCTCGGTCCCTTGGCTGATATTCTGATGGATAGTTTGAATTGTCAGAAGTTATCAAATCACCTATTTCTACAACTTTATAAACAAAGTCATAAGTTTCATTATTGTTATCCGTGGCCTGTGTGGTCCTGCCAGACAAAGTAGATTTGGTAGATAGTGGAAGTTCTGTTTCCCCCTGTGTTTCAAATGCATTTTCGCGGGAATATGTTATGTTCCCACTCTCTTTGTCAAGGGCGATCAAGAAAATATGAAATCTTTCTTCTAGTTTCATAAGTAAACTTTCCAATTCATTGGATTCTTTTATCCTATTACTCATGAATTCCAAACAGATAAGGGATAATGCACAACCTGGCGAGTATGTTTTGTCAAGTCTTTGAGCCATTTCTAAGGCTTCATCTACAGTTTTGGCTTGATCCTCACAAAGAACAAAATTCTTAGGATATGTTTTCCTTTCGGGTTTGCCATTTATCAAGGCTCTAATTTTTTCATCTACTTGGCGAGCAGACAACTGTTTTGCTTCGGTTATTAATTCCTGCACATTTTCTTTTTTTGCAATTCGTGCTATTTTACTTGCTTTATACCAGCCAATTTCTACAAACTGATCTTCAACCGCTTGTCTTGTAGAACTGTCAGTAAATTCAGGTAACTTTTCCTGAATCAAAGTCAGATATCGCGCTTTCCGAAAACCGAAGTCGATTTCCTTTTCGCAATAATCTTTAAATGTCGGATACCCCCAATCCTTGTAAAGCCCCTTGTGTCTGACTTCAAATAGTAATTTAGACAGCCGCAAGTAAGACCTTTCTACTGTATCTCTAAGTTGTAAAATCTCCTGCCTGATGTCATTATGTGGAACTTCAGGTAGCATATTTAGGGTGCATACATTTGCACCCTCATTTTCTAACACATTTGATGTGCTATTCATATTTCCTCCCCTCCCGCAATTCTGATACTCATTTTGAGCATCAGTCCAACTATCTAATAACTGTTCGGCTACAGTTGTTACAATATTGCCGATTTCTTGCTTCATATTCCCCTCCTCCTACATATTAAAATCCAAAAAATCGTATTTTTGGCCCAATATTTTTTATTTCCCTTGAACAACAACCCTTTTGACTCCCCAAAATAAACAATTATTTCATTTTTATCCTGAGACACTTGTTTTTTCGTTGACAGACGTGCTTTTTTGTTTAACTGTTCGGCTACAGTTGTTATAATACTGCCGATTTTTTGCTTCATGCCACCTCCTCCTATATATTAAAATCCAAAAAATCGTATTTTTGGCCCAATATTTTTATTTCCCTTGAACAACAACCCTTTTGATCCCCCAAAATAAACAATTATTTCACTTTTATCCTGAGACACTTGTTTTTTCGTTGACAGACGTGCTTTTTTGTTTTAAAAGGGTAGGAAATGAGTTTGATTTCAGACCGGGAAGAGGCGAAGGCAAGAAAAAAATGTGAAATTCTTGATTGGCAGGAAGAAAACTTTGCATCAGTTGAGGAGGTTTGTAAGAAATTTTCTATAACCAAGAGACAATTCCTTTATTGGAAAAAAAGAAGAAGGGAATATCAGTATCGTTTCTCAGGATACTTTGATAGAAAGCATATGCTTTCTTTTTTACAAAAAACAAAATGGTTCAAAAACTATGAAAAAGGACTCAATGAAAAAAGCTTTTACAAAGTATTTGGGGAAAAAATTATTTGTAAGACTCCCGATGGGCGTGAAAGGAAAAAATTTTTAATAGATTCAATGGCAAAGACAAAGGATTATCGTTTTCCTGTCCGTGACGACCAGCTTCCGGAACCATGGTGGGAACAGTTAGAATTTCGTAGTATTCCTAATCACATGGCAAGAAAAATCACAGAAGAGTTAGAAATCCAAATAATAGACTATAAGAGAAGGCATCGAAAAAAAGGATGTAATAAAATAGCACAACATTTTATCAGCTTAGGGTATAAAGTAGGACATACAGGAGTCTACGGGGTATTAAAAAGGCATGATTTCTTTAAGAAGAAGAGACAAAATCTAAAGAATATACCCACTATATAATTTAAGTTTACAATTTATTATTCCCAGTTAATAAGAAAAACAAATTCATACCACATAGAGACTCAAAATAATCTATTGGGGAAGATAGAATTATTGATTCATCTTCCAGATTGTAAAATTTAGAGCCATGACAAGCCTTACCATAACATATAAGGTGTTATAACCTAAAAAAATTCCTTTTTAGATTCAATAAAATGGGAATTTAGGTTTTGAACGCAAGTTCAGAGTTGTTTTTAGTTGACAGTTTGAAATTTATGTTTAATTTGATAACAGTTAATGTTCTTTGATATCTAAAAGTAAGTATTTTTAGCGATTCACTTGTCTAAAACCATGTCACTGCCAAGTGGGTTGCCCCGAAAACTCGGGGTGCTTCGTTGCTCTTTAGTCAGTGACATGGTAGTCATAGCTTCGGCTGTGGCTGAGCAATGCGGGCGCCCTTTTTTTATTACGGGGCAAGGAGGAAGTTAACTAATTGATAAGTCGGAGTATTCTTAGGGAAAACAAATAGGAGGAAATAATGTTAAAACGTTCAACGAGAGTGGGTTTTATAGGAATATGTTTAATTAACTTTGTTGCTATTGTAAACGCATCAGCCCCGGATACCCTATGGACAAGAACTTATGGTGGTATAGGTGGAGACGAGGGAATGTCAGTTCAACAGACTTCGGACGGAGGGTTTATAGTTGCAGGTGCAACAAATTCTTTCGGAGCAGGTGGATGGGATGTTTATCTTATTCGAGTTAACTCTTCTGGTGATACTGTCTGGACAAGAACTTTCGGCGGACCTGGCGATGAGTCGGGCAATTCAGTTCAGCAGACTTTTGACGGCGGATTTATTATTGCCTGTGCCGGAGGAGATATGTTAATAAAAACCAATTCTAATGGAAATATACTTTGGACAACGAGTGGGGAATATGCTTATTCGGTTCAACAGACTTCTGATACTGGATTTATTGTTGCAGGACAGTCAAGCGGAAATGTCTATCTTAGAAAAACTAATTCTTCAGGTGGTACAATATGGGCAAAAACTTATGGTGGAACAAGCAATGATGGCGCTTATTCAGTTCAACAAACCTATGACGGAGGATTTGTTGTCGCAGGATGGACACGCTCTTTCGGAGCAGGCGGAGCCGATGTCTATCTTATAAAAACGAATTTTTCAGGTGACACAGTCTGGACAAAAACTTATGGTGGAACTGATCAGGATATGGGTACTTCCGTTCAGCAAACTTCTGATAGCGGGTTTATTATTACAGGTTATACACGCTCTTTTGGAGCAGGTAATTGGGATGTTTATCTCATCAGGACAAATTCTTTAGGGAATACTCTTTGGACAAAAACTTATTATGGTGGAATTAGTCAAAACATGGCTTATTCAGTTCGACAGACTTCAGATGGGGGATTTATTATCGCAGAAAATGGTGTTGAGAATCTTATAAAAACAAATTCTTCTGGGGATGTTTTATGGACGGGAACCTATGGTGGAATGTATTTTAATGCTAATTCAGTTCAACAGACTTCCGACAATGGTTTCATAGTTGCAGGATGGGAATGGTTTTTTGGTGCCGGCGGGGATGATGCATATTTAATAAGACTTGGTAAGGAACCGGCAGGAATCAAAGAAAAAATATTGACTGCTAAGAAAGAAGAATTTAAAGTTTCTCCTAATCTATTTAATTACTCCACAACCGTAAAATATTCACTCCCTATTAAAACCATAGTTTCTCTTAAAATCCACGATATTACTGGCAGAGAGGTGCAAACACTTGTTAATGAGCAGAAAGAGGCAGGAAATTATGATATCAATTTCTCCGCTAAAGGCTTCTCAACTGGAATTTATTTTATAAAACTTACAACAGAGAATTTTAGCCAAACAGAAAAAATAGTAATTGCCCGTTAAACAAGTGAGAAAGAGGATGTAAATAAGATAAAGTTTGAGAAACTAAAATTTGCATTAGCCAAAAAGGAGGCGAGATATTATGAAGTGTGAATCGAATGGGGGATTAGCAGATGGTAAGATTAAATGTAATAATACTAGTGTAGTGTTTAATCCTCAAATTTGTTCCTATGTTCTTAAAGAACCAGATGAATGTGGTAGCAAAGAAAAATGTAACTTTTTTGTACCTTCTAAGAAAAAAGAGTGAAAAGTAGATTAGTATTATTTTTTGAAATCTGATTAGCAATTCATTTGCTTGGCAAAACCCTTGAATGGCCAAGTGCAATTGCCCCGATAATTTCGGGGTACTCTATTACTCTTAAGTCTATTTAAGGGCAGTTACGGTTTCGGTTGTGGATAGGTAATACGGGCAATAGTAATGAGTTTGTATGTAAAATTAAAAAAATAGGGAGGTGGATATGAAAATAGGTAACTATATTTCAAAACAAGGGCAATTAATCTTTATAGCTCTTTTGTTTATAGGTTTTACCGGTAAAGTAAGTATGGCACAAATGACTGATAAAGACGGTAATACCTATAAAACGGTAAAAATAGGTAACCAAGAATGGATGGCAGAAAACCTGAATGTAAGCTATTATCGCAATGGTGACCCCATACCACAAGTACAAGACGCAAATGAATGGAGCAACTTAAGCACAGGTGCGTGGTGCTATTATGAAAACAATACGGAAAGCGGAAAAACCTACGGCAAATTATATAACTGGTATGCAGTAAACGACCCACGTGGGTTAGCACCCGAAGGTTGGCATATACCTACCGATCGCGAATGGGCAATTCTTACAGACCGTTTAGGTGGAGAAAGTGTGGCAGGCGGTAAAATGAAAGAATCAGGCAGAAGTCATTGGTTACGTACTAACGCCAACGCAACCAACGAAAGTGGTTTTTCGGCGCTTCCGGATGGTTGTCGCTTAGGTAAGTTCCTCGTTATGGGAATCCTTGGTCACTGGTGGTCTACTATGGAGTACAATACCACGGATGGATGTACCCGTTACATGTCCTGCGATGACGATGGTGTGTTCCGTGGTAATCTCAACAAGAAGTCTGGTCTTAGCGTTCGTTGCGTCAAGGGTCGTCCGGTAAAATATTTTTCCTTAACTCAAATGACTGATAAAGACGGAAATACCTATAAAACGGTAAAGATAGGTAAACAGGAATGGATGGCAGAAAACCTGAACGTAAGCTATTATCGCAATGGTGACCCCATACCGCAAGTGCAAGACGCAGAGGAATGGACAAACTTAAACACTGGCGCATGGTGTTATTATGAAAACAATGCGGAAAATGGGAAAACTTATGGCAAGTTATATAATTGGTACGCTGTAAACGACCCACGTGGTTTAGCCCCTGAAGGCTGGCACATACCTACCCATAATGAATGGACAATTCTTACCGACTGTTTGCGTGGAAGATATGTGGCAGGAGGAGAAATGAAAGAAGCAGGCACAACACATTGGAAAAGCCCTAACGGTGAGGCAACTAACGAAAGTGGTTTTTCGGCGCTTCCGGGTGGTGGTCGCGGCACCTTTAGAGGTGTGTTCTACGATGGTGGTGCGTTCAGCGATATGGGGATCTGCGGTTACTGGTGGTCTACTACGGAGGACAGTTACGGGGTAGGTGCATTGACACTTCACATACGCTACTTTAACGCTTATGTTGACTCTTATGGCTGCTACGAGACTTTTGGTTTTAGTGTCCGGTGCGTCAGGGATTAATTATTTGTCTTGTTGAAACATAATTTTAAGTAGGAGGCAAGATATGGGGACAAAAAGTAAATATGTATTTACAATAGTAATTTTTCTTATTGGTTGTAAGTTATATAATGAGTTTAGCACTCCCCAGAAAACACTTGAAGTATTAACTAAAGCATCCCAAGAGGGGAATATGAGGAAATTTCTTAATGGTATAGATTTAGATTATTTCAGAGCCATGTATTCTTCCGGGAAGTTAGGCAATAAGCAAATAGAAGAAAAAAGATTCATAGAAGTAATAATGACTACTCCAGAAATGCAAGAGATTATAAAAAGATTAATGAATCTATTCAAGGGAACGCAGTTTGTTGTTCTTTATGACAAAGAAATAGGTGAAAACGCTAAGGAGTTGACCTTAAAATGTATATCTAATTATGAAAACAGGTTTTCAGAAGAAACAGCAATATTCCTTTTTATTAAGCGTAAAGGTCAGTGGAAATTGAATATTGAGGAAATAAAAAATTAAATAAGAAGAAAGTAATAATTGTTAGATAAAGATTGTTTTTTACTGTTTTTATCCTCGGATTATCCTCAAATTGCTACTAAATAGGTCGAAAAACCCCTAAATTAACCCATATTTGTATAAAAATCATTATTTTTTCATTTTGTCCCGGCCAATCCCACTTTTTTCTTGATCTACACTTTAGAGGGAGGTCAAAAAAAATGGGAAGAACGCTTCATTGGGACATACGACCAAAAGGCAAACAATTATTTGATATACAGGATTTGAAGATTATGTACGAGATAGATAAAACCGCTGATAAGGCTTGTGAATGGACTTGCGAGAGCTTCGATTTAAGTGTTGGAATTTATCCGAATTGGGAAACCAAGAGTAGTTGGGATAAAGTGAATGCCCGATATGATGAGTTACAGAAAAAAGGAATGCATCCTGTAGATATTAATTTTCAACTGGTTAAAGAAAAATTGGTATCTCTACATAACCCCGAATGGCAACAGGAATTATCCGGGTTCTGCAAAGTGGGCGGGAATGAATTGAATGCGGCTATAATTACGGGGGCGCTTGCTGAGGTTAGCAAAAAAGTCAGTTGCTCTATCGATTTAAAAGACGAGGGCGAGTATTTAATCTGTCCGATTATTATGGAACAAGGACATGCAATGCCAAATCAGGATAAGATTATAAAAGATATCGGGTGGTGGTTAACGCGGAAATGGGACGCGGCTTATAATACAGATACGGAGTTGTTAGCTAAAGTAGAATCTTCCGCCAAAGAGTACTATGAAATAAGTCAAAAATATAAGAGCAAGTATTACCCGCCAAGATGCCTGTGGTCTGTCAGCGAATTCTGCCGGACAATTAAACCCGAAGACTTTCAGAATCATCCTGAATACGGGGCATCCCAAATTATGGCAGGTTTTGATGGGGAGTATTATGGTTTGAGCAAAAAAGACCCTGAATCTGAAAGCTACAAAGCCTGTGCAAATATTCAAAAGATGATTGAAAAGATATTCGGTGCCAAGGTAAAAGATATGAAAATGGTGATAGGTAAAGAAATCGGGAAACAGGATAATAAAAAGAACGAAGGAGATAACGGGCACTCTCGCCGGAGTCCTGTAGGAGATAAAAGTGAATAAGCATTGCTCGGCTGTAAAAGGCTACCATGTCACGGTGTATAAGGGCAAAATCCAGGGCTTCGGCGGGAGCTGGTGTAGCGGTCTTGGCTTCCTGATTATAGAAGACAGCGAGACGCATACTATTGAATCTGTCCCCTGTGAGAATAGCTCAACGGGAAGAGCCTTAGAGGCGGCTTTCGAAAATGTTATAACCCCAGACCATACTGTAAATGGTACGGGTCATATAGGTAAAGAAATATTCTGGTCTTGTGATAATCTGGGGATACTTGAATGGTTTATCCCAGTAAAAGAAGCATCGGACGAATTAGTTCTAATGCACAAAAACCAAAAAGCGGGGGCAGTATGAAAGATATCAAGTGGATTGTTTTTAAGAATCAACGCGGGATAGAACGGGTAAGAATTAGTTTCGATGGGTATATGCAGGGAGAGATTAATGCTACCAAAGAACTAATAGAATGTGAATACCATGGAGATAAAATAACAGCTACGGTTGAATAATAAAAGGAGGTAATTAAAATATGTGGTCATTGCCAGATATAAATAAA
This window harbors:
- a CDS encoding fibrobacter succinogenes major paralogous domain-containing protein, with amino-acid sequence MKIGNYISKQGQLIFIALLFIGFTGKVSMAQMTDKDGNTYKTVKIGNQEWMAENLNVSYYRNGDPIPQVQDANEWSNLSTGAWCYYENNTESGKTYGKLYNWYAVNDPRGLAPEGWHIPTDREWAILTDRLGGESVAGGKMKESGRSHWLRTNANATNESGFSALPDGCRLGKFLVMGILGHWWSTMEYNTTDGCTRYMSCDDDGVFRGNLNKKSGLSVRCVKGRPVKYFSLTQMTDKDGNTYKTVKIGKQEWMAENLNVSYYRNGDPIPQVQDAEEWTNLNTGAWCYYENNAENGKTYGKLYNWYAVNDPRGLAPEGWHIPTHNEWTILTDCLRGRYVAGGEMKEAGTTHWKSPNGEATNESGFSALPGGGRGTFRGVFYDGGAFSDMGICGYWWSTTEDSYGVGALTLHIRYFNAYVDSYGCYETFGFSVRCVRD
- a CDS encoding T9SS type A sorting domain-containing protein — translated: MLKRSTRVGFIGICLINFVAIVNASAPDTLWTRTYGGIGGDEGMSVQQTSDGGFIVAGATNSFGAGGWDVYLIRVNSSGDTVWTRTFGGPGDESGNSVQQTFDGGFIIACAGGDMLIKTNSNGNILWTTSGEYAYSVQQTSDTGFIVAGQSSGNVYLRKTNSSGGTIWAKTYGGTSNDGAYSVQQTYDGGFVVAGWTRSFGAGGADVYLIKTNFSGDTVWTKTYGGTDQDMGTSVQQTSDSGFIITGYTRSFGAGNWDVYLIRTNSLGNTLWTKTYYGGISQNMAYSVRQTSDGGFIIAENGVENLIKTNSSGDVLWTGTYGGMYFNANSVQQTSDNGFIVAGWEWFFGAGGDDAYLIRLGKEPAGIKEKILTAKKEEFKVSPNLFNYSTTVKYSLPIKTIVSLKIHDITGREVQTLVNEQKEAGNYDINFSAKGFSTGIYFIKLTTENFSQTEKIVIAR